A genomic stretch from Deinococcus aquiradiocola includes:
- a CDS encoding lactonase family protein, whose translation MTTHLDFLVGSYTRPEGHVPHPDGLGVTRHRLDLHSGEVTPLGTLLEAPNPTWLALHPDGEVLYTVHELDPGEVRAYRLGPDGTARHLVTRASGGAYPVHAELDAARAALLCVNYGIGAALARFTLGTDGQPDEAQVLAHVQGHGPDASRQDAPHPHSVTVSPDGRHAWVPDLGSDRVWTVDLRAAPGTPAGTLTLPPGSGPRHLAFTPDGRHAVLTLELTASVALLARDPDTGAPHTLQVLPLPVPAGAKADASSVAVSPDGRFAYVASRGSDELHVLATGTGDPATGTATSLSAIQAVPTLGRTPRAHVLSPDGRFLIVGNQDSSTLAVYRRDPETGHLADGRTFPCPTPACFAFLP comes from the coding sequence GTGACGACCCACCTGGACTTCCTCGTCGGGAGCTACACCCGCCCCGAGGGGCACGTGCCGCACCCGGACGGGCTGGGCGTCACCCGCCACCGCCTCGACCTGCACTCCGGCGAGGTCACGCCGCTCGGCACGCTGCTGGAAGCCCCGAACCCCACCTGGCTGGCCCTGCACCCGGACGGAGAGGTGCTGTACACCGTGCACGAACTCGACCCCGGCGAGGTCCGCGCGTACCGGCTCGGGCCGGACGGCACGGCGCGGCACCTCGTCACGCGCGCCAGCGGCGGTGCGTACCCGGTCCACGCCGAACTGGACGCCGCGCGCGCCGCGCTGCTGTGCGTGAACTACGGGATCGGCGCGGCCCTCGCTCGCTTCACGCTCGGCACGGACGGGCAGCCGGACGAGGCACAGGTCCTCGCGCACGTGCAGGGCCACGGCCCGGACGCGTCCCGGCAGGACGCCCCGCACCCGCACAGCGTCACCGTCAGCCCGGACGGCCGCCACGCCTGGGTGCCGGACCTCGGCAGCGACCGCGTGTGGACGGTCGACCTGCGGGCCGCCCCGGGCACCCCTGCGGGGACGCTCACCCTGCCGCCCGGCAGCGGGCCGCGTCACCTGGCCTTCACGCCGGACGGACGGCACGCGGTCCTCACGCTGGAACTCACGGCCAGCGTCGCCCTGCTCGCCCGTGACCCGGACACGGGCGCCCCGCACACCCTGCAGGTCCTCCCGCTGCCCGTCCCCGCCGGGGCGAAGGCGGACGCGAGCAGCGTGGCCGTCAGCCCAGACGGCCGCTTCGCGTACGTCGCCTCGCGCGGAAGCGACGAACTGCACGTGCTCGCCACCGGCACCGGGGACCCCGCGACCGGGACGGCCACCTCCCTGAGCGCCATCCAGGCCGTCCCGACGCTCGGCAGGACGCCACGCGCGCACGTCCTCAGCCCGGACGGCCGCTTCCTGATCGTGGGCAACCAGGACTCGTCCACGCTCGCCGTGTACCGCCGGGATCCGGAAACGGGTCACCTCGCGGACGGCAGGACCTTCCCGTGCCCGACGCCCGCCTGCTTCGCCTTCCTGCCCTGA
- a CDS encoding SDR family NAD(P)-dependent oxidoreductase, producing the protein MDLTGKVVLVTGASSGIGLAAARLLTAQGARVALAARSASTLQAIQAELPGSLAVPTDMLEDLAVRHMIARTHAHYGRIDALVNNAGRGMHVPVMDASLDAYRQLFDLNVVSILNAMQTVVPLMRLQGGGSIVNVSSGTTKTLVPGLAPYSSTKHALNNLTLIAREELAPDGITVSLVHPGMTDTDFGRNSVGSTPDRAAGYRHGDSAESAGALIVEALQTGAPEVYARSVLARLQAHGGPGA; encoded by the coding sequence ATGGACCTCACCGGGAAAGTGGTGCTCGTCACCGGCGCGTCGAGCGGCATCGGCCTCGCCGCCGCCCGCCTCCTCACCGCCCAGGGCGCCCGCGTCGCCCTCGCCGCCCGCAGCGCCAGCACCCTGCAGGCCATCCAGGCCGAACTGCCCGGCTCCCTCGCCGTGCCGACCGACATGCTCGAAGACCTCGCCGTGCGGCACATGATCGCCCGCACGCACGCCCACTACGGCCGCATCGACGCGCTCGTCAACAACGCCGGCCGCGGCATGCACGTCCCCGTCATGGACGCCTCGCTCGACGCGTACCGGCAGCTCTTCGACCTGAACGTCGTCAGCATCCTGAACGCCATGCAGACCGTCGTGCCCCTCATGCGGCTGCAGGGCGGCGGCAGCATCGTGAACGTCAGTTCCGGCACCACCAAGACGCTCGTGCCGGGCCTCGCCCCGTACTCGTCCACCAAGCACGCCCTCAACAACCTGACCCTCATCGCCAGAGAGGAACTCGCGCCGGACGGCATCACCGTCAGCCTCGTCCACCCCGGCATGACCGACACCGACTTCGGCCGCAACTCGGTCGGCAGCACCCCGGACCGCGCCGCCGGATACCGGCACGGCGACAGCGCCGAATCGGCCGGCGCCCTGATCGTGGAGGCCCTGCAGACCGGCGCGCCCGAAGTGTACGCCCGCAGCGTCCTGGCACGCCTGCAGGCCCACGGCGGTCCCGGCGCGTGA
- a CDS encoding response regulator, protein MPDFTVLLVEDNANEAMLMEEACLMSDQPFRMQLARDGVEAIAALRDERDVPGLVLLDLNMPRMNGLEVLRVMKRDPLLRAVPVVILTNSASPEDVDRCYEAGANAYVTKPLDVLEFFADVQKLLNYWRDVAITPTP, encoded by the coding sequence ATGCCTGACTTCACGGTCCTGCTGGTGGAAGACAACGCGAACGAGGCGATGCTGATGGAGGAGGCCTGCCTGATGAGCGACCAGCCGTTCCGGATGCAGCTCGCGCGGGACGGCGTGGAAGCCATCGCCGCGCTCCGGGACGAGCGGGACGTGCCGGGCCTGGTGCTGCTCGACCTGAACATGCCGCGCATGAACGGCCTGGAGGTGCTGCGCGTCATGAAGCGCGACCCGCTGCTGCGCGCGGTGCCGGTCGTGATCCTCACGAACTCCGCGTCGCCGGAGGACGTGGACCGCTGCTACGAGGCGGGCGCGAACGCCTACGTCACCAAGCCGCTCGACGTGCTGGAGTTCTTCGCGGACGTGCAGAAGCTCCTGAACTACTGGCGGGACGTGGCGATCACGCCCACGCCGTAG
- a CDS encoding sensor histidine kinase, with product MTDAAQPLPLRLMIVEDNPDDLSVYLRHLLTWPGQDVTVQTYALGEPALAALQASAPDCLLLDYLLPDLTGLEVLAEVRGTCPVVMLTGLGDERVAVNAMKGGAQDYLVKDRLGAPELRHAVEQAVERYRLEQEVARASRRTAALQGLLVRLNAATRLMDVMEVCAQCAETLGADHARVTVPGQPDVSHGNPAPGGQMQQLPLGEDALLHLHFPDLHGVPDDALTETFAGVCAQALGRATAHEQERDLRETLERRVLERTEDLRRSNRDLEQFAYVASHDLKEPLRTISSYTQLIDQRYGPMLDARGQTYLAQVTEGAGRLYRLIEDLLGFARIGQEEPVQAACDLDRLLATVLQDLQVSLREANATVTHSALPTVQADAALMTQLFLNLLGNALKFRRPGVPPVVHVTAERTGDTWTLRVSDNGLGMDPQYSDQIFALFQRLHSRKAYPGNGIGLSVCRRIVERLGGSIWVESTPGEGSTFLFTLPALDARRAAHA from the coding sequence GTGACGGACGCAGCGCAACCCCTCCCGCTGCGCCTGATGATCGTCGAGGACAACCCCGACGACCTGAGCGTGTACCTGCGTCACCTGCTCACCTGGCCCGGCCAGGACGTGACCGTGCAGACGTACGCGCTGGGCGAACCGGCCCTCGCGGCGCTGCAGGCCTCCGCGCCCGACTGCCTGCTGCTCGATTACCTCCTGCCGGACCTGACGGGCCTGGAGGTGCTGGCCGAGGTGCGGGGCACCTGCCCGGTCGTGATGCTGACGGGCCTGGGTGACGAGCGCGTCGCCGTGAACGCCATGAAGGGCGGCGCGCAGGACTACCTCGTCAAGGACCGTCTGGGCGCGCCCGAACTGCGGCACGCGGTCGAGCAGGCCGTGGAACGCTACCGGCTGGAGCAGGAGGTCGCGCGCGCGTCCCGCCGCACCGCTGCGCTGCAGGGCCTGCTGGTCCGGCTGAACGCCGCGACCCGCCTCATGGACGTCATGGAGGTCTGCGCGCAGTGCGCCGAGACGCTCGGGGCGGACCACGCCCGCGTCACCGTGCCCGGCCAGCCGGACGTCTCGCATGGCAACCCCGCGCCCGGCGGGCAGATGCAGCAGCTCCCGCTCGGTGAGGACGCCCTCCTGCACCTGCATTTCCCGGATCTTCACGGCGTCCCGGACGACGCCCTGACCGAGACCTTCGCGGGCGTGTGCGCGCAGGCCCTCGGGCGGGCGACCGCGCACGAGCAGGAACGCGACCTGCGGGAAACGCTGGAGCGCCGCGTCCTGGAGCGCACTGAGGACCTGCGCCGATCCAACCGCGACCTGGAACAGTTCGCGTACGTCGCGTCGCACGACCTCAAGGAACCGCTGCGGACCATCTCCAGTTACACGCAGCTCATTGACCAGCGCTACGGTCCGATGCTCGACGCGCGCGGCCAGACGTACCTCGCGCAGGTGACGGAAGGTGCGGGCCGCCTGTACCGCCTGATCGAGGACCTGCTCGGCTTCGCGCGCATCGGGCAGGAGGAACCCGTGCAGGCCGCCTGCGACCTCGACCGGCTGCTGGCCACGGTCCTGCAGGACCTGCAGGTCTCGCTGCGCGAGGCGAACGCGACCGTCACCCACAGCGCCCTCCCGACCGTGCAGGCCGACGCGGCCCTGATGACGCAACTCTTCCTGAACCTGCTCGGCAACGCCCTGAAATTCAGGCGGCCCGGCGTGCCGCCCGTCGTTCACGTGACGGCCGAACGCACGGGGGACACCTGGACGCTGCGCGTGAGCGATAATGGCCTCGGTATGGACCCCCAGTACAGTGACCAGATCTTCGCGCTGTTCCAGCGCCTGCATTCCCGCAAGGCGTACCCCGGGAACGGGATCGGGCTGTCGGTGTGCCGCCGCATTGTGGAACGCCTCGGCGGGAGCATCTGGGTGGAGTCCACGCCGGGCGAGGGCAGCACCTTCCTGTTCACCCTGCCCGCCCTGGACGCCCGGAGGGCCGCGCATGCCTGA
- a CDS encoding response regulator, giving the protein MKVGPVLVVEDSDEDFMALEWAMRKLGRTDRVLRCLDGDDALDALFGRGPYTEAVWPSLVLLDLNLPGTDGREVLAELKATPTLRRVPVVVLSTSSNPRDVAACYQSGVNSYMLKPVNFEKYTEQLGRLFEFWLGVAVLPEAPVEA; this is encoded by the coding sequence ATGAAGGTGGGACCGGTGCTGGTGGTGGAAGACAGTGACGAGGATTTCATGGCGCTCGAATGGGCGATGCGCAAGCTGGGACGCACGGACCGCGTGCTGCGCTGCCTGGACGGCGACGACGCGCTCGACGCGCTGTTCGGACGCGGGCCGTACACCGAGGCCGTCTGGCCGAGCCTGGTGCTGCTGGACCTGAACCTGCCCGGCACGGACGGCCGCGAGGTGCTCGCGGAACTCAAGGCGACGCCCACCCTGCGGCGCGTGCCGGTCGTGGTGCTCAGCACGTCCAGCAACCCGCGCGACGTGGCCGCCTGCTACCAGAGCGGCGTGAACAGCTACATGCTGAAACCCGTGAATTTCGAGAAGTACACCGAGCAGCTCGGGCGGCTCTTCGAGTTCTGGCTGGGCGTGGCGGTGCTGCCTGAAGCGCCGGTGGAGGCGTGA
- a CDS encoding ATP-binding protein: MTEPTPVPARLKGQQDVDLTSCDREPIHVPGSIQPHGAMLVLQQGRIVQASANTADLFGLEVSALLGQPLTALLAPDVAERVLHAERTEDLRDNPLYLLSARVQERGPYDVIAHRRGEQTVLEFEGTARAVSADVYPAVKRSLTRLSATGSVQECCEVAAREVQALTGFDRVMVYRFAEDGTGTVVAEAASPAMTPYLGLRYPASDIPRQARAMYVKSMLRIISDARYTPVPMLALPDHDAPLDMTYSVLRSVSPIHLEYLANMGVAASMSISLLDGDQLWGLIACHHATPRLLPYDVRSGCEFLGQFLSVQLSAKAEQQLQTYRLQLKSAQAKFVELMAEERDLVEGLIRHDFNLLDFVDAPGAAICLNSEVVLLGVTPTRDEVRALTEWLSVNADAEVLHTSGLPDEYPPAQAYADVASGLLSVQISRGRRDYVMWFRPEELQTVLWGGDPTKVATPGPDGQERLSPRKSFAAWQETVRGRSRDWQQAEVLAAQELRHSIISVVLRSTERVSALNEELERSNTELDSFAYIASHDLKEPLRGLHNYSTFLMEAYEHRLDEDGVSKLRTLVRLTQRMEDLIDSLLLYSRVGRVDLSFINGDVGVVARDAVDILRPRLEQDGVEIRWHGTFPSMPHDRVRLLEVFSNLVANAVKYTDKPERFIELGALAPDERGDLRVPDGVSPQATILYVRDNGIGIQERHFENIFRIFKRLHARDQFGGGTGAGLTIARKIVERHGGQLWVNSVYGQGSTFCFTLEA, from the coding sequence ATGACCGAGCCCACCCCGGTCCCGGCCCGCCTGAAGGGCCAGCAGGACGTGGACCTCACGAGCTGCGACCGCGAACCGATCCACGTGCCGGGCTCCATCCAGCCGCACGGCGCGATGCTCGTGCTGCAGCAGGGCCGGATCGTGCAGGCGAGCGCGAACACCGCCGACCTCTTCGGGCTGGAGGTGTCGGCGCTGCTCGGCCAGCCGCTCACGGCACTCCTCGCGCCGGACGTGGCCGAACGCGTCCTGCACGCCGAACGCACCGAGGACCTGCGCGACAACCCCCTGTACCTCCTGAGTGCCCGCGTGCAGGAACGCGGCCCCTACGACGTGATCGCGCACCGGCGCGGCGAGCAGACCGTGCTGGAGTTCGAGGGCACGGCCCGCGCCGTGAGCGCCGACGTGTACCCGGCCGTGAAGCGCAGCCTGACGCGCCTGAGCGCCACCGGCAGCGTGCAGGAGTGCTGCGAGGTCGCGGCGCGCGAGGTGCAGGCCCTCACCGGCTTCGACCGCGTGATGGTGTACCGTTTCGCGGAGGACGGCACCGGCACCGTCGTCGCGGAGGCCGCGAGCCCCGCCATGACGCCCTACCTGGGCCTGCGCTACCCCGCGTCCGACATTCCCCGGCAGGCGCGCGCCATGTACGTCAAGAGCATGCTGCGCATCATCTCGGACGCCCGCTACACGCCCGTTCCGATGCTGGCCCTGCCGGACCACGACGCGCCGCTCGACATGACGTACAGCGTGCTGCGCAGCGTGAGCCCCATCCACCTGGAGTACCTCGCGAACATGGGCGTCGCGGCCAGCATGAGCATCAGCCTGCTGGACGGCGACCAGCTGTGGGGCCTGATCGCCTGCCACCACGCCACGCCGCGCCTGCTGCCGTACGACGTGCGCAGCGGCTGCGAGTTCCTCGGGCAGTTCCTGAGCGTGCAGCTGAGCGCCAAGGCCGAGCAGCAGCTGCAGACGTACCGCCTGCAGCTGAAGTCCGCGCAGGCGAAGTTCGTGGAACTGATGGCCGAGGAACGCGACCTCGTCGAGGGCCTCATCCGGCATGACTTCAACCTGCTGGACTTCGTGGACGCGCCGGGCGCCGCCATCTGCCTGAACAGCGAGGTGGTGCTGCTGGGCGTCACCCCGACCCGCGACGAGGTGCGCGCCCTGACCGAATGGCTGTCCGTGAACGCGGACGCCGAGGTGCTGCACACCAGCGGCCTGCCGGACGAGTACCCGCCCGCGCAGGCCTACGCGGACGTCGCGAGCGGCCTGCTGTCGGTGCAGATCTCACGCGGGCGGCGCGACTACGTGATGTGGTTCCGCCCCGAGGAACTGCAGACCGTGCTGTGGGGCGGCGACCCCACCAAGGTCGCCACGCCCGGCCCGGACGGGCAGGAGCGCCTCTCGCCCCGCAAGAGCTTCGCGGCGTGGCAGGAGACCGTGCGGGGCCGCAGCCGCGACTGGCAGCAGGCGGAAGTGCTGGCCGCGCAGGAACTGCGGCACTCGATCATCTCGGTCGTGCTGCGCAGCACCGAACGCGTCAGCGCGCTCAACGAGGAACTGGAACGCTCGAACACCGAGCTGGACTCGTTCGCGTACATCGCGTCGCACGACCTCAAGGAACCGCTGCGCGGCCTGCACAACTACTCCACCTTCCTGATGGAGGCGTACGAGCACCGCCTCGACGAGGACGGCGTGTCGAAACTCCGTACGCTGGTGCGCCTCACGCAGCGCATGGAGGACCTGATCGACTCGCTGCTGCTGTACTCCCGCGTGGGCCGCGTGGACCTGAGCTTCATCAACGGCGACGTCGGCGTCGTCGCGCGCGACGCGGTCGACATCCTGCGCCCCCGCCTGGAGCAGGACGGCGTCGAGATCCGCTGGCACGGCACCTTCCCCAGCATGCCGCACGACCGCGTGCGGCTGCTGGAGGTGTTCAGCAACCTCGTCGCGAACGCCGTGAAGTACACCGACAAGCCCGAACGCTTCATCGAACTCGGCGCGCTCGCACCGGACGAGCGCGGTGACCTGCGCGTCCCGGACGGCGTGTCGCCGCAGGCCACCATCCTGTACGTCCGTGACAACGGCATCGGTATCCAGGAGCGGCACTTCGAGAACATCTTCCGGATCTTCAAGCGCCTGCACGCCCGCGACCAGTTCGGCGGCGGGACCGGCGCGGGCCTCACCATCGCCCGCAAGATCGTGGAACGCCACGGCGGTCAACTGTGGGTGAACAGCGTGTACGGTCAGGGCAGCACCTTCTGCTTTACCCTGGAGGCATGA
- a CDS encoding biliverdin-producing heme oxygenase has protein sequence MILTDLKTHTHAQHAQAEASLNILDPALTLDRYVALLCGLAALYAPIEDDLRRWLPAETTAVLPLTALAALHGDLSALGVKAPAGPGAPLGLQSEGQAWGALYVTEGARLGGQVIARHLQARLPLPAGQGLAFFGAGGADGPATALRWRTFGTLITARWEADPAPDAFRDDAVLGARHAFTGFTRLHVPREAVA, from the coding sequence ATGATCCTCACCGACCTCAAGACGCACACGCACGCGCAGCACGCGCAGGCGGAAGCGTCCCTGAACATCCTCGACCCTGCCCTCACGCTCGACCGGTACGTGGCGCTGCTGTGTGGCCTCGCGGCCCTGTACGCGCCGATCGAGGACGACCTGCGCCGCTGGCTGCCCGCCGAGACCACCGCTGTCCTGCCGCTCACCGCGCTCGCCGCGCTGCACGGCGACCTGAGCGCCCTGGGCGTCAAGGCTCCCGCCGGGCCCGGCGCGCCGCTGGGCCTGCAGAGCGAAGGGCAGGCGTGGGGCGCGCTGTACGTCACCGAGGGCGCCCGCCTGGGCGGCCAGGTGATCGCCCGCCACCTGCAGGCCCGCCTGCCGCTCCCGGCCGGACAGGGCCTCGCGTTCTTCGGGGCGGGCGGCGCGGACGGCCCGGCCACCGCGCTGCGCTGGCGGACCTTCGGGACGCTGATCACGGCCCGCTGGGAGGCGGACCCCGCCCCGGACGCCTTCCGTGACGACGCCGTGCTCGGCGCACGCCACGCCTTCACCGGCTTCACGCGCCTGCACGTCCCCCGGGAGGCCGTCGCATGA
- a CDS encoding PepSY-associated TM helix domain-containing protein yields MSTASTPDAPPARAARRPRSVRQRSYGVARWLHVYTSMISLLIVLFFSATGVLLNHPDWTLGSTETRSTVTGTLPADWRAGNAVDWLKVTRALETRGLHGTAGDYRADPGGDTLSFRAPGYSADVTIDPATGTYTANVDSQGWVAAMGDLHRGRDSGSAWSVALDLAGYFLILISLTGLAMLLYLKKLRASALLALLGGSVAVGLLMHFAL; encoded by the coding sequence TTGAGTACCGCAAGCACGCCTGACGCCCCGCCCGCCCGCGCCGCCCGCCGCCCCCGCAGCGTCAGGCAGCGCAGTTACGGCGTCGCCCGCTGGCTGCATGTGTACACCTCCATGATCAGCCTGCTGATCGTGCTGTTCTTCTCCGCGACCGGCGTACTCCTCAACCACCCCGACTGGACGCTCGGCAGCACCGAGACGCGCAGCACCGTGACAGGCACCCTCCCCGCCGACTGGCGCGCCGGGAACGCCGTCGACTGGCTGAAGGTCACGCGCGCCCTCGAAACGCGCGGCCTGCACGGCACCGCCGGCGACTACCGCGCCGACCCGGGCGGCGACACCCTCAGCTTCCGCGCGCCCGGTTACAGCGCCGACGTCACCATCGACCCCGCGACGGGCACGTACACCGCGAACGTCGACTCGCAGGGCTGGGTGGCCGCGATGGGCGACCTGCACCGGGGCCGCGACTCGGGCAGCGCGTGGTCCGTCGCCCTCGACCTCGCCGGGTACTTCCTGATCCTGATCTCCCTCACGGGCCTCGCGATGCTGCTGTACCTCAAGAAGCTGCGCGCCTCGGCCCTCCTCGCCCTGCTGGGTGGAAGCGTCGCCGTGGGTCTGCTGATGCACTTCGCGCTCTGA
- a CDS encoding DUF2271 domain-containing protein — translation MRHTIKNGVVTRRGFLARSAAAAATLALGRFAGAVAPTKAVPWNAAMELAVTFTTFASTGGRYQRPYVAVWIEDASGKPVRTVSLWMLNPPRGNRYLDELRRWFTAASSTPALTGTTTSPTRQPGTYTVVWDGRDDQGKAVPQGAYTVNVESAREHGPYSLTSARVTLAATPLKQSLADNAELKDVKVEYRKHA, via the coding sequence ATGCGTCACACCATCAAGAACGGCGTCGTCACCCGCCGAGGCTTCCTCGCCCGCAGCGCCGCTGCCGCCGCCACCCTCGCCCTCGGCCGGTTCGCAGGGGCCGTCGCGCCCACCAAGGCCGTCCCGTGGAACGCCGCCATGGAACTCGCCGTGACCTTCACGACCTTCGCGTCCACCGGCGGGCGCTACCAGCGCCCCTACGTCGCCGTGTGGATCGAGGACGCGTCCGGCAAGCCCGTCCGCACCGTCAGCCTCTGGATGCTCAACCCGCCGCGCGGCAACCGCTACCTCGACGAACTGCGCCGCTGGTTCACCGCCGCGTCCAGCACGCCCGCCCTCACGGGTACCACCACCAGCCCCACCCGACAGCCCGGCACGTACACCGTCGTCTGGGACGGCAGGGACGACCAGGGCAAGGCCGTCCCGCAGGGCGCGTACACCGTGAACGTCGAGAGCGCCCGTGAGCACGGCCCGTACAGCCTCACGTCCGCCCGGGTCACGCTCGCCGCCACGCCCCTCAAACAGAGCCTCGCCGACAACGCCGAACTGAAGGATGTGAAGGTTGAGTACCGCAAGCACGCCTGA
- a CDS encoding VIT1/CCC1 transporter family protein, producing the protein MYRAVSRHRETHFTGSETVRDVVIGMSDGLTVPFALAAGLSGAVASGHVVLVAGIAEMAAGSIAMGLGGYLAARSEHESYVAERAREEREVEEKRDAEIDEVREVFARYGLSGEPLEAATRAIVSDRTAWVDFMMREELGLEEPDPKRALRSAVTIGGSYILGGVIPLAPYALSLSVGRALLWSVVLTLVALFVFGALKGRFTGVPVWRSALQTTLVGAAASAVAFMIARLVSGGGASL; encoded by the coding sequence ATGTACAGAGCGGTCAGCAGGCACAGGGAAACGCATTTCACGGGGTCGGAAACGGTGCGGGACGTGGTGATCGGCATGAGCGACGGGCTGACCGTGCCGTTCGCGCTGGCGGCGGGCCTGTCGGGCGCGGTGGCGAGCGGGCACGTGGTGCTCGTCGCGGGCATCGCGGAGATGGCGGCGGGCAGCATCGCGATGGGCCTGGGCGGGTACCTCGCGGCGCGCAGCGAGCACGAGTCGTACGTCGCGGAGCGCGCCCGTGAGGAGCGCGAGGTGGAAGAGAAGCGGGACGCGGAGATCGACGAGGTGCGCGAGGTGTTCGCCAGGTACGGGCTGAGCGGCGAGCCGCTGGAGGCCGCGACGCGGGCCATCGTGAGCGACCGCACGGCGTGGGTGGATTTCATGATGCGCGAGGAGCTGGGACTGGAGGAACCGGACCCGAAACGGGCGTTGCGCTCGGCCGTCACGATCGGCGGGTCGTACATCCTGGGCGGCGTGATTCCGCTCGCGCCGTACGCGCTGAGCCTGTCGGTGGGGCGGGCGCTGCTGTGGTCGGTGGTACTCACGCTGGTGGCGCTGTTCGTGTTCGGGGCGCTGAAGGGGCGCTTCACGGGCGTGCCGGTGTGGCGCAGCGCGCTGCAGACGACGCTGGTGGGGGCGGCGGCGTCGGCGGTGGCCTTCATGATCGCGCGGCTGGTGTCGGGCGGCGGCGCGTCACTGTAG